A section of the Anabaena cylindrica PCC 7122 genome encodes:
- a CDS encoding TrmH family RNA methyltransferase, giving the protein MLTSLQNSLVKQIRKLHSTKERHKQELFLLEGTHLLEEAWAVNYPLEVVCCTPQWQMVHPQLWDDVCSRCHRYEIVSEEVLSAIATTVQPDGVVAIAKRAQQQTQVPFSGVVLAVETLQDPGNLGTMIRTAAAAGASGLWLSDDSVDLDNPKVLRASAGQWFRLNMAVSEDLRTTVKQVKQAGMQVVATLPDANLTYWEVDWRKPSLILLGNEGAGLSANLAAMADQQVKIPLSPGVESLNVAIAAALMLYEVQRQKIYG; this is encoded by the coding sequence GTGCTGACAAGTTTACAAAATTCCTTAGTTAAACAAATCCGTAAGTTGCACTCTACCAAAGAGAGGCACAAGCAAGAGTTATTTTTACTGGAAGGGACGCACCTGTTAGAAGAAGCTTGGGCAGTGAATTACCCGTTAGAGGTGGTGTGTTGTACTCCCCAATGGCAAATGGTACATCCTCAATTATGGGATGATGTCTGTAGTCGGTGCCATCGCTATGAAATTGTCAGTGAAGAAGTTTTATCGGCAATAGCAACAACAGTACAGCCAGATGGTGTAGTGGCAATAGCAAAACGCGCCCAGCAGCAAACCCAAGTTCCCTTTAGTGGTGTAGTTCTAGCTGTAGAAACGCTGCAAGATCCTGGCAATTTGGGGACTATGATTCGCACTGCGGCTGCTGCTGGGGCATCGGGTTTATGGTTAAGTGATGATAGTGTTGATTTGGATAACCCCAAGGTTTTACGTGCATCTGCGGGGCAGTGGTTTCGCTTAAATATGGCGGTAAGTGAAGATCTAAGAACAACAGTCAAACAAGTCAAGCAAGCAGGAATGCAGGTAGTAGCCACCTTGCCAGATGCAAATTTAACCTATTGGGAAGTAGATTGGCGGAAACCGAGTTTGATTTTATTGGGAAATGAAGGTGCTGGGTTGTCAGCAAATTTAGCTGCAATGGCAGACCAGCAAGTTAAAATTCCCCTGAGTCCTGGAGTAGAATCTTTAAATGTTGCGATCGCAGCGGCTTTAATGTTGTACGAAGTCCAGCGACAAAAGATTTATGGGTGA
- a CDS encoding thermonuclease family protein — protein MNQFIKQVLISLGAAIIVVSLSGCHLFPSSGDTVERVSDGDTLVLQGADGNKFTVRFACVDAPEIPHSQREKNSKFTKDINQFTWGIKAQTRVEALVKKSDNRVKLNITDSDRYGRKVAEVRLKDGTFVQQVLLQEGLAKAYRPYLNKCPSKSLVQQAEVQAQQQRIGVWNDAKFVDPWEYRRKANK, from the coding sequence ATGAATCAATTCATAAAACAAGTTCTAATTAGCTTAGGTGCAGCTATCATTGTTGTAAGTTTAAGTGGATGCCACCTATTTCCCTCCTCCGGTGATACAGTTGAGCGAGTGAGTGATGGTGATACATTGGTATTGCAAGGTGCTGATGGCAATAAATTTACAGTGCGTTTTGCTTGTGTTGATGCACCAGAAATACCTCATTCTCAAAGAGAAAAGAACAGTAAATTTACTAAAGATATTAATCAATTTACTTGGGGTATCAAAGCACAAACACGAGTAGAAGCACTGGTTAAAAAGTCAGATAATCGCGTCAAGTTGAATATTACGGATAGCGATCGCTACGGGAGAAAAGTTGCAGAAGTGCGTTTAAAAGATGGTACTTTTGTACAGCAAGTTTTGTTACAAGAAGGATTAGCTAAAGCGTATCGCCCTTATTTAAACAAGTGTCCTAGTAAAAGCTTAGTGCAACAAGCCGAAGTACAAGCGCAACAGCAACGGATTGGAGTCTGGAATGATGCTAAATTTGTTGATCCTTGGGAGTATCGACGCAAGGCGAATAAATAA
- a CDS encoding cupin domain-containing protein translates to MKIKIQHQPTQDDLKKLDVFKWAIWQKEASKFPWTYDSQETCYFLLGNVIVTPDGGQPVQMGEGDLVTFPAGMSCTWEIISDVKKHYCFD, encoded by the coding sequence ATGAAAATTAAAATCCAGCATCAACCGACGCAAGATGATCTCAAAAAACTAGATGTTTTTAAATGGGCTATTTGGCAAAAAGAAGCTTCCAAATTCCCCTGGACTTATGATTCTCAAGAAACTTGCTACTTTTTATTAGGTAATGTAATAGTGACTCCTGATGGAGGACAACCAGTACAAATGGGTGAAGGAGATTTAGTGACGTTCCCTGCTGGTATGTCTTGTACATGGGAGATTATCAGCGATGTAAAAAAACATTATTGCTTTGATTAA
- a CDS encoding Mo-dependent nitrogenase C-terminal domain-containing protein: MITTNTQPIILHTLISPMGEEHQADHKSDLLQPIRQWLDEIEIQNRKLARFIAKLIPAQCPFERDIVLFGRKIAHIPPMCKLNPLYDQLVGLRFRALCYLVDKCGEDIQSYC; encoded by the coding sequence ATGATCACAACAAATACTCAACCTATCATTCTCCATACTTTAATTAGCCCTATGGGAGAGGAGCATCAAGCAGATCATAAATCTGATTTATTGCAACCAATACGCCAATGGTTGGATGAAATCGAGATTCAGAATCGTAAATTAGCTAGATTTATTGCTAAATTGATTCCTGCTCAGTGTCCCTTTGAGCGTGACATCGTTTTGTTTGGTCGGAAAATTGCCCATATTCCCCCTATGTGTAAGCTAAATCCACTGTATGATCAATTAGTTGGCTTGCGTTTTCGTGCATTATGTTATTTAGTAGACAAGTGTGGAGAAGATATCCAATCATACTGCTGA
- a CDS encoding HAD-IIB family hydrolase has protein sequence MYRPISESTEFRDVRLVATDMDGTLTKEGKFTSLLLQALENLATNGIQVLIVTGRSAGWVSGISSLMPVVGALAENGGIFYPSNNLAPISLTPIPDIAKHRQNLARTFEKLQSQFPQLRESSDNQFRLTDWTFDVAALTENELQSLNNICQQMGWGFTYSNVQCHIKPQQQDKAVGLLQVLRQYFPGYSPSQVVTVGDSPNDESLFNQNSFPLSVGVANVIKYAHQLQYQPVYVTTAAEGEGFCELSNWILQKKADSRGQD, from the coding sequence ATGTACAGACCCATTAGCGAATCTACGGAATTTAGGGATGTTCGCCTTGTAGCTACGGATATGGATGGCACTCTGACAAAGGAGGGAAAATTTACCTCCCTATTGTTGCAAGCTTTAGAGAATTTGGCCACCAACGGAATTCAGGTACTGATTGTAACTGGTCGTTCAGCAGGTTGGGTAAGTGGAATCAGTAGTTTAATGCCTGTGGTAGGTGCTTTAGCAGAAAATGGGGGTATTTTCTACCCATCAAATAACCTTGCGCCAATATCATTAACACCCATACCCGACATAGCTAAACATCGCCAAAATTTAGCCAGGACTTTTGAAAAATTACAAAGTCAATTTCCCCAACTTAGGGAATCTAGTGACAATCAGTTTCGTCTCACCGATTGGACATTTGATGTAGCTGCTTTAACAGAAAACGAATTGCAATCTCTTAATAATATTTGTCAACAAATGGGTTGGGGATTTACTTATAGTAATGTCCAATGTCACATTAAACCTCAACAACAAGATAAGGCTGTAGGTTTGTTACAAGTGCTACGCCAATACTTTCCAGGATATTCACCGTCTCAAGTTGTTACTGTTGGCGATAGTCCAAATGATGAAAGCTTATTTAACCAAAATTCTTTTCCCCTTTCTGTCGGTGTAGCAAATGTAATTAAATATGCACATCAGTTGCAGTATCAGCCAGTTTATGTAACCACTGCGGCTGAAGGGGAAGGATTTTGTGAATTATCTAATTGGATTTTGCAAAAAAAAGCCGACTCCAGAGGCCAGGATTAA
- a CDS encoding DevA family ABC transporter ATP-binding protein, with protein MNSTEPVIAIKNINHYYGRGVLRKQILFDINLEIYAGEIVIMTGPSGSGKTTLLSLIGGLRSVQEGSMRLLGQELLGASQSKLVHMRRNIGYIFQAHNLLGFLTARQNVQMAVELNQGISQSAAIKKSEIMLGSVGLSERMNYYPDNLSGGQKQRIAIARALVNHPPLVLADEPTAALDKQSGRDVVEIMQRLAKDQGTAILLVTHDNRILDIADRIVEMEDGLLTRDAQNVPISNKLGREVSEPHN; from the coding sequence ATGAACAGCACAGAACCTGTAATCGCTATTAAAAATATTAACCATTACTATGGTAGAGGTGTTCTCAGAAAACAAATTTTATTTGATATCAATCTAGAAATATATGCTGGAGAAATTGTGATTATGACAGGGCCTTCAGGTTCAGGAAAAACTACATTACTGAGCCTGATTGGTGGATTACGGTCTGTACAAGAAGGAAGTATGAGATTATTAGGTCAAGAATTACTTGGCGCTAGTCAAAGTAAACTTGTACATATGCGGCGTAACATTGGTTATATTTTTCAGGCTCATAATTTGCTGGGGTTTTTAACTGCTAGACAAAATGTGCAAATGGCAGTGGAATTAAATCAAGGTATTTCTCAATCAGCAGCCATTAAGAAGTCAGAAATAATGCTAGGTTCGGTTGGGTTGTCCGAACGGATGAACTACTATCCAGACAATCTATCTGGTGGGCAAAAACAAAGAATTGCGATCGCACGCGCCTTAGTCAATCACCCTCCATTAGTTCTAGCAGATGAACCCACAGCCGCCTTAGATAAACAATCAGGACGGGATGTAGTAGAAATTATGCAACGTCTTGCTAAAGATCAAGGAACAGCTATTTTGTTAGTCACCCATGATAACCGCATCTTAGACATAGCTGATCGCATCGTCGAAATGGAAGATGGTCTATTAACTCGTGATGCCCAAAATGTCCCTATTAGCAACAAGTTAGGGCGAGAAGTTTCCGAGCCTCATAACTAG
- the devC gene encoding ABC transporter permease DevC, with translation MTQKIPLSWLQLTREKTRLAVALSGIAFADILMFMQLGFRDALYYSNVRMHGSLKGDIVLINNQSNAVLAMKPFSQRRLYKALDLPAVQSVHPIYLDYTSWKNPVTGRPRSILVFGINPESNVFDLPGVEENLNALKLPDVVIFDRSSRLEYGPIAADIDQGKVVTAEVRRRRIKVAGLFTLGASFGADGNLITSDVNFMRLFSTRQRGLIDIGLIRLKPGADTTQVAQYLRTYLPTDVNVLTKDEFIAFERNYWASSTAIGFIFTLGTIMGFIVGTVIVYQILYTEVTDHLSEYATLKAIGYTQNYLLTVILQEAFMLAVLGYMPGFACALLMYQVARDATLLPVFMSYNRAIMVLILTIFMCFISGAIAMRKLRSADPADIF, from the coding sequence ATGACTCAGAAAATACCTCTATCTTGGCTACAACTGACCAGAGAAAAAACTCGCCTCGCTGTGGCACTATCAGGTATTGCCTTTGCTGATATTTTGATGTTTATGCAACTTGGTTTCCGAGATGCACTATATTACAGTAACGTCAGAATGCATGGCAGTTTAAAAGGTGACATTGTTTTAATTAACAATCAATCCAACGCTGTACTAGCAATGAAACCTTTTTCTCAACGGCGATTATATAAAGCTTTAGATTTACCAGCAGTACAGTCAGTACATCCTATATATTTAGATTATACCAGCTGGAAGAATCCCGTTACAGGCCGCCCTCGGAGTATTTTAGTTTTTGGCATTAATCCAGAATCTAATGTTTTTGATTTACCAGGTGTTGAGGAAAATTTAAATGCCTTGAAACTGCCTGATGTAGTTATATTTGACCGTTCTTCTAGACTAGAATATGGGCCTATTGCTGCTGATATTGATCAGGGAAAAGTTGTCACAGCAGAAGTGAGAAGAAGACGAATTAAAGTAGCAGGATTATTTACTTTAGGTGCATCCTTTGGCGCAGATGGCAATTTAATTACAAGCGATGTCAACTTTATGCGGTTATTTAGTACCCGACAACGCGGATTAATTGATATTGGCTTAATTAGGCTAAAACCAGGCGCTGATACAACCCAAGTTGCTCAATATTTACGGACTTATTTACCTACAGATGTCAATGTTTTAACAAAAGATGAGTTTATTGCATTTGAAAGAAACTATTGGGCAAGTAGTACAGCTATTGGGTTTATTTTTACTTTAGGAACAATTATGGGTTTTATTGTCGGCACCGTAATTGTTTACCAAATTTTGTATACAGAAGTAACAGATCACTTGTCTGAATATGCTACGCTGAAAGCAATAGGCTATACACAAAATTATTTATTAACTGTTATTCTTCAAGAAGCTTTTATGTTAGCAGTTTTAGGATATATGCCTGGATTTGCTTGCGCTCTGTTGATGTATCAAGTCGCTAGAGATGCTACTCTTTTACCAGTTTTCATGAGTTATAATCGTGCTATCATGGTGCTAATATTAACCATTTTTATGTGTTTTATATCTGGCGCTATTGCCATGAGAAAATTACGTTCAGCCGACCCCGCAGATATTTTTTAA
- a CDS encoding biotin/lipoyl-binding protein → MSRVTDKPELKEQGLEKSKVWLKVAVALPVAIAAGFLATAKIEQLRKLTSSVSVAPTIKSISAVGRLEPRGEVIRIAAPNSGLSARVQQLLVREGQRVQQGQVIAILDSRDTNMAAVEEAKAKLQESRANLAQIKAVSPRDIQAQTAIIARLQAQLSGESNAQQATIARIAAELSGEKNAQQAGIKRLEAELRGQRDGLRATIAKIQAEQRDAQVDAGRYEFLYKEGAISQQERDTRRLRAATANQQLRETQASLRQALGTLQQQITQARATQIQTIATLQQQLIEATATRNKTLATLQKQIDEERARLSRFLDVRPIDIQIAQAQVSNAIAFVKKAQAELQLSYVKAPTQGEILKVYTKSGEVMNANGIAEIGQTDQMFVVAEIAEDSIGKIRVGQIATITSDNGAFEKELKGTITQIGRKIGKKDVLNTDPAADIDARVVEVKIALSPADSQRVSGLTNAKVIVEINTNGVTDGQ, encoded by the coding sequence ATGTCAAGGGTGACTGATAAGCCAGAGTTAAAAGAACAGGGACTGGAAAAATCTAAAGTTTGGTTGAAGGTTGCTGTAGCCCTGCCAGTAGCGATCGCAGCAGGGTTTCTAGCTACAGCCAAAATTGAGCAGCTAAGAAAACTCACATCCTCCGTATCTGTAGCACCAACGATCAAAAGTATCAGTGCGGTAGGAAGATTAGAACCACGAGGAGAAGTCATTAGAATAGCTGCCCCCAACTCAGGACTATCAGCAAGAGTACAGCAACTTTTGGTGAGAGAAGGACAACGAGTACAACAAGGTCAAGTTATCGCAATTCTAGACAGCCGTGATACCAACATGGCAGCAGTCGAAGAGGCAAAAGCTAAACTACAAGAATCCCGTGCTAATTTAGCGCAAATCAAAGCTGTTTCACCAAGAGATATTCAAGCCCAAACAGCAATTATTGCTCGCTTACAAGCACAATTATCTGGTGAAAGTAATGCTCAACAAGCCACCATTGCCCGCATTGCCGCCGAGTTAAGTGGAGAGAAAAATGCTCAACAAGCTGGCATTAAACGTCTAGAAGCTGAACTCAGAGGGCAACGAGATGGGTTAAGAGCAACCATTGCCAAAATACAAGCCGAACAGCGTGACGCTCAAGTTGATGCCGGACGCTATGAGTTCTTGTACAAAGAAGGGGCTATTTCCCAGCAAGAAAGAGATACAAGGCGTTTGCGTGCGGCTACAGCTAATCAGCAACTGCGTGAAACTCAAGCCAGTTTGAGACAAGCACTAGGAACATTGCAGCAGCAAATAACTCAAGCTAGAGCTACCCAAATTCAAACGATCGCTACTTTGCAGCAACAACTGATTGAAGCCACGGCTACCCGTAACAAAACTTTAGCCACTTTACAAAAGCAAATCGACGAAGAACGAGCTAGATTGAGCAGGTTCTTAGATGTTCGTCCTATTGATATCCAAATAGCCCAAGCCCAAGTTAGTAATGCGATCGCTTTTGTCAAAAAAGCCCAAGCAGAACTCCAGTTAAGCTATGTCAAAGCACCAACTCAAGGTGAGATCTTAAAAGTTTACACCAAATCAGGCGAAGTCATGAATGCCAATGGCATTGCAGAAATTGGACAAACTGATCAAATGTTTGTGGTTGCAGAAATAGCTGAAGACAGTATTGGTAAAATACGTGTTGGTCAAATAGCGACGATTACTAGTGATAACGGCGCATTTGAAAAAGAATTAAAGGGAACCATCACTCAAATTGGCAGAAAAATCGGCAAAAAAGATGTCCTGAATACAGATCCAGCAGCAGATATTGATGCCAGAGTAGTAGAAGTGAAAATTGCCCTCTCTCCAGCAGACAGTCAGCGAGTTTCTGGTTTAACTAACGCTAAAGTCATTGTTGAGATTAATACTAATGGAGTTACAGATGGGCAGTAA
- a CDS encoding phycocyanobilin:ferredoxin oxidoreductase: MSSTSTPSLREQQHTLIHQLADTIEAVWHKYLDLSPYHLPAELGYVEGRLEGEKLIIENRCYQSPQFRKMHLELAKVGNMLDILHCVMFPRPEYDIPMFGCDLVGGRGQISAAIADLSPVSLERILPVAYHSALTELPVIDFSQPRELPEWGAIFSDFCIFIRPGSPEEETLFLSRVQEFLEIHCQNAIASHPVPPEKVAPILAGQHNYCTKQQQNDKTRRVLEKAFGTDWAENYMTTVLFDLPQ, from the coding sequence ATGTCTTCTACTTCTACCCCCTCCCTCCGAGAGCAACAACACACCCTCATTCATCAACTAGCTGATACAATTGAAGCGGTTTGGCATAAATACTTAGACTTATCACCCTATCATTTGCCGGCGGAATTGGGATATGTAGAAGGTAGACTAGAAGGCGAAAAACTGATTATCGAAAATCGCTGTTATCAAAGTCCACAGTTCCGCAAAATGCACTTGGAACTAGCAAAAGTGGGGAATATGTTAGATATCTTGCATTGCGTGATGTTTCCCCGTCCAGAATACGATATCCCTATGTTTGGTTGTGACTTGGTTGGGGGTAGAGGTCAAATTAGTGCAGCGATTGCAGACCTTTCTCCTGTAAGCTTAGAACGCATCTTACCAGTAGCTTATCATTCTGCGCTGACTGAGCTACCTGTAATCGACTTTTCCCAACCCCGTGAATTACCGGAATGGGGAGCTATATTTTCTGATTTTTGTATTTTTATTCGTCCCGGTTCCCCAGAAGAAGAAACATTGTTTCTCTCTCGCGTACAAGAATTTTTAGAAATCCATTGCCAAAATGCGATCGCATCTCACCCCGTTCCACCAGAAAAAGTAGCTCCAATTCTGGCTGGACAACATAATTACTGTACCAAACAACAGCAAAATGATAAAACCAGACGTGTGCTAGAAAAAGCCTTTGGTACAGATTGGGCAGAAAACTACATGACTACCGTATTATTTGACCTTCCACAATAA